A single window of Arvicanthis niloticus isolate mArvNil1 chromosome X, mArvNil1.pat.X, whole genome shotgun sequence DNA harbors:
- the LOC117694741 gene encoding mortality factor 4-like protein 2, which yields MGVELSLPGELKSRLVEDWDLVIKQKQLFQLPAEKSVDTILAEYVTFVKSQGLADNREYSVDELVFGIRVYFNNMLATQLLYQFERPQYAEIHLAYPDSPMSQVYGAPHLLRLFVNIGTALAHSPLNRQSLLLMCNYMHGFLEYLVENSALFNANNYRVASAEYCCKAL from the coding sequence ATGGGAGTTGAGTTGAGCTTGCCTGGTGAACTGAAGTCTCGTCTTGTTGAGGACTGGGACTTGGTCATCAAGCAAAAGCAGTTATTCCAACTTCCTGCTGAGAAGAGTGTAGATACCATTCTTGCAGAATATGTGACTTTTGTGAAGTCACAAGGGCTTGCTGATAATAGAGAATACTCCGTTGATGAGCTTGTATTTGGAATAAGAGTGTATTTCAACAACATGCTGGCCACGCAGTTGCTCTACCAGTTTGAAAGGCCCCAGTATGCTGAAATTCACCTAGCTTATCCTGATAGTCCAATGTCTCAGGTTTATGGGGCTCCACACCTCCTGCGATTGTTTGTGAATATTGGGACTGCATTGGCCCATTCACCTCTTAACAGGCAGAGTCTTCTCTTAATGTGTAACTATATGCATGGTTTTCTTGAATATCTTGTAGAGAACTCTGCTTTGTTTAATGCCAACAATTACAGAGTAGCTTCTGCTGAATATTGCTGCAAAGCCCTGTGA